The Candidatus Methylomirabilis sp. sequence TGAAATCTCCCAGCCGTATTGAGAGGGCGCGTGTCGCACTTTCTTCAGTAAGAAAAAGGCGTAAGATGACAACCCTGGAAAACTGGATGCCCCATATTTCACGATCGGATATGGGAAGGGATAGAGCGTAGCACCTGTGACCTCAACGAGCTCGAAGTTTGGATTCGATTTCAAGAAATCAATAAAGCCACTCGTCGTAAAGCAACGTATATGCGGACCGACTATGACATTACACAGCGGCTGGCGCCCCAATAGCAGGAGGGCGCGATTCTGAATGGCTGCCAAATTCGGAAGGCCAATCAGCAAATATCCGCCTGTTTTAACAACCCTGGCCATTTCCTTCATTGGGGTAAAGATGTTCTTGAGATGCTCCAGCACCTGGTTACAAATAATGACGTCTATTTCCTCGTCACCCATGGGGAATAATTCCCTCTCCAGATCGATCTGGATGACCCTGACCTGCTGGCTGGCAAGTTCGACGTATTGGGATTGTTGCTCAATGCCATAAACCTTAGTCGCATCAACTCCTAGTTCCCTTGCATAATGCATCGTCTTGACGCCGTCCCCGCACCCAACGTCCAAGAGGCTGTTCGCATCAGAAATGCGGTGGAGCAGATGGACCACGGCCTCGTAAGTCCTTAATCCTTCGTGCTGAGATTGCACCAGGTACCGATAGACTCTCCGTAACACTGAGTCGCCCACCTATGGTCCTTGCGAAATCGCTCCGGTGACATTCCGTAGTCCATCGTACAGCCCATGCCAGGCATTGAAGGCATCCTTCACATTCCCGGTCTGGATTGCTGAACTGAGAATTCGTCCGGAGGAAAGAAGAACGCACAGAGCCATCGCCAACGATGGACTCTTGAAATAGTCGTTGTGTCTGATCATGAGCAGCTTGTTCCGGAACATATAGTATATGCGCTCGGGGCTGCAAGTCGCTGGATACTGGATCTTGTGTTTCGCGACAGCATTTGGCTCATAGAGGATTCGCCACCCACGGGTTTTCGCCCGCAGGCAATAGTCCACCTCCCAATGATTGATGAAGAAATCAGGGGAAAATCCGCCGAACTGCTGGAAGACTCGCTTATCCAGCAACCAGCAGCATCCGATGACGTAATCGCACTCGACCAGTTTGCGGGCATCCCGATCGGAGTACCTGGCTGTCCACCGGCTGACAAACCCGGCGCCATGGGCCGTCTGGACCGGATTGCTGTAGACCACGGATCGGGCCCCCACAACGGCAACTCGCTCGTTGCGCGTAACCTCGACGAGGCGGAGGAGGGCGTCCGGTTCAAGCTCGACATCGGCATCCAGTCCGAGGATGTACTCAGCCTGAGGAGCCAAGGACGAGACGACCAGGTTATAGGGAATATAGCACCCGTCGTTTTTTCTGTTCTGGATGAGCCGCAGGGACGCCCAATCTTCTCCAACCATGGCCTGGAACCGTGCTTCAACCATCGGGACCGTGTTATCCGATGAGCCGTTGTCCCAGACAACGAGCTCCAATTTCTGCTTCGCGTACCTCACGTACCTTAGAGACTCAATACACGCAGAAAGATCTTTCTCATCGTTATAGGTGGGAATAAATATGGAAACGTGGGGGCAAGAAGG is a genomic window containing:
- a CDS encoding methyltransferase domain-containing protein, with amino-acid sequence MGDSVLRRVYRYLVQSQHEGLRTYEAVVHLLHRISDANSLLDVGCGDGVKTMHYARELGVDATKVYGIEQQSQYVELASQQVRVIQIDLERELFPMGDEEIDVIICNQVLEHLKNIFTPMKEMARVVKTGGYLLIGLPNLAAIQNRALLLLGRQPLCNVIVGPHIRCFTTSGFIDFLKSNPNFELVEVTGATLYPFPYPIVKYGASSFPGLSSYAFFLLKKVRHAPSQYGWEISGMDTLF
- a CDS encoding glycosyltransferase family 2 protein — its product is MPSHRTRLCDQEVAEEIDGRSYGVDNRMSQPSCPHVSIFIPTYNDEKDLSACIESLRYVRYAKQKLELVVWDNGSSDNTVPMVEARFQAMVGEDWASLRLIQNRKNDGCYIPYNLVVSSLAPQAEYILGLDADVELEPDALLRLVEVTRNERVAVVGARSVVYSNPVQTAHGAGFVSRWTARYSDRDARKLVECDYVIGCCWLLDKRVFQQFGGFSPDFFINHWEVDYCLRAKTRGWRILYEPNAVAKHKIQYPATCSPERIYYMFRNKLLMIRHNDYFKSPSLAMALCVLLSSGRILSSAIQTGNVKDAFNAWHGLYDGLRNVTGAISQGP